In Collimonas arenae, a single genomic region encodes these proteins:
- a CDS encoding GNAT family N-acetyltransferase — translation MKFHLTVDNWVVQKADARAVRFDVFVIEQKIPVELEWDDMDEHCLHAVAYDETGQAIGTGRLLPDGHIGRMAVRLTGRSKGIGAAILEALMAKARQRGDSEAALNAQTQAEAFYGRHGFIRDGEEFYEAGIAHICMRHVFT, via the coding sequence ATGAAATTTCATCTGACCGTCGACAACTGGGTAGTGCAGAAAGCCGACGCCCGCGCCGTGCGTTTCGACGTTTTCGTGATCGAGCAGAAAATCCCGGTCGAACTGGAGTGGGACGATATGGATGAGCATTGCCTGCATGCCGTCGCCTATGACGAAACCGGCCAAGCTATCGGCACTGGCCGTTTGCTGCCTGATGGTCACATCGGCCGCATGGCTGTGCGCTTGACAGGGCGCAGCAAGGGAATTGGCGCCGCCATTCTGGAAGCCTTGATGGCAAAGGCGCGCCAGCGCGGCGACAGCGAAGCGGCGTTGAATGCGCAAACCCAAGCGGAAGCGTTTTATGGGCGCCACGGTTTTATCCGTGACGGCGAGGAATTCTACGAAGCCGGTATTGCGCATATCTGCATGCGCCACGTGTTTACCTGA
- a CDS encoding PaaI family thioesterase, producing MFPSHVFPIDNPFLSYLGVEFVAMGEGAAELALILQPHHMNSWQVTHGGVSMTMLDVVMALAGRSLYPQAEAAVTVEMKTSFLQPAGQTGARIVAKGRAFHQSTTMCFCDAELWHGDHLVAKAMGTFKYLRHHRAALKIKPG from the coding sequence ATGTTTCCTTCCCATGTTTTCCCGATCGACAATCCTTTTCTTAGTTATCTCGGCGTTGAATTCGTCGCGATGGGCGAGGGAGCAGCCGAGCTGGCCCTGATTTTACAACCGCATCACATGAATAGCTGGCAGGTGACGCATGGCGGTGTATCGATGACCATGCTGGATGTGGTCATGGCGCTGGCCGGCCGTTCGCTTTATCCGCAGGCCGAAGCAGCGGTCACGGTTGAAATGAAAACCAGTTTTCTGCAGCCGGCTGGCCAGACCGGCGCGCGTATCGTCGCCAAAGGCCGGGCTTTTCACCAATCCACCACCATGTGTTTTTGCGACGCCGAGCTATGGCACGGCGATCATCTGGTGGCCAAGGCGATGGGTACTTTCAAGTATCTCCGACACCACCGCGCAGCCCTCAAGATCAAACCGGGTTGA
- the mltG gene encoding endolytic transglycosylase MltG encodes MILLGALAAGGVAYWAKQPVFEAGAVRPFTIKPGSTLASSVQQIADAGVGVNPELLELLARVTDKGGKLKAGSYELKPGTTPLRLLTQLVRGEFAQESLTVIEGWTFRQMRQAVAAQASLKHDTAALSDAELLEKITPDYTMPEGLFFPDTYLFAKGSSDLQVYKQAHALLLKRLNQAWEGRDTSLPYKTPYDALIMASIVEKETGRRADRSTIAGVFVNRLKIGMLLQTDPTVIYGMGDQYQGIIRKRDLTADTPYNTYTRGGLPPTPIALPGAESIAAALHPAQTDALYFVARGDGSSHFSSNLGEHNQAVNQYQR; translated from the coding sequence ATGATCTTGCTAGGTGCTCTGGCGGCTGGCGGCGTGGCTTACTGGGCCAAGCAACCGGTTTTTGAGGCTGGGGCAGTGCGTCCGTTCACAATTAAACCCGGCAGTACATTGGCAAGTTCGGTGCAGCAAATCGCTGACGCCGGGGTTGGCGTGAATCCAGAGTTGCTGGAATTGCTGGCGCGCGTTACTGACAAGGGTGGCAAGCTGAAGGCCGGCAGTTATGAGTTAAAACCCGGCACTACGCCGTTGCGGTTGCTGACGCAGCTGGTACGCGGTGAGTTTGCGCAAGAATCGCTGACCGTGATCGAAGGCTGGACCTTCCGCCAGATGCGGCAGGCGGTGGCGGCGCAGGCTTCTCTGAAGCACGATACTGCGGCGTTGTCCGATGCTGAGCTGCTGGAAAAGATCACGCCTGACTACACCATGCCAGAAGGCTTGTTCTTCCCGGATACCTATTTGTTCGCCAAAGGATCCAGCGACCTGCAAGTGTACAAGCAAGCGCACGCCTTGCTGCTGAAGCGCCTCAACCAGGCTTGGGAAGGGCGCGACACCTCGTTGCCCTACAAGACGCCCTACGACGCGTTGATCATGGCTTCCATTGTGGAGAAAGAAACCGGCCGCCGGGCTGACCGCAGTACGATCGCCGGTGTCTTTGTCAATCGCCTCAAGATCGGCATGCTGTTGCAAACCGATCCGACCGTGATTTACGGCATGGGCGACCAATACCAGGGCATTATCCGCAAACGCGACCTGACTGCAGACACACCGTACAATACTTATACGCGCGGCGGCTTGCCTCCGACACCGATTGCCTTACCTGGCGCCGAATCGATTGCCGCGGCGCTGCATCCGGCGCAAACCGATGCTTTGTACTTTGTCGCCCGAGGCGATGGCAGCAGTCATTTCTCGAGCAATCTGGGTGAGCACAACCAGGCAGTCAATCAATATCAACGCTAA
- a CDS encoding GNAT family N-acetyltransferase — MNHTDYSFRLAVQQDLPAIVAIYNSTVASREVTADTEPVSVASRQAWFDHHNPERRPLWVVEQKGADGQMALLGWLSYSDFYGRPAYAGTAELSIYIHEDARGKGMGRYLLGKAIEHAPSIGVHTLLGFVFGHNQPSLKLFDAFGFERWANMPRVATLDGIERDLVILGKRVA; from the coding sequence ATGAATCACACGGATTACAGTTTCAGATTGGCGGTCCAGCAAGACTTGCCGGCGATCGTCGCCATCTACAACAGCACTGTGGCCTCGCGCGAGGTGACTGCCGATACCGAACCGGTCAGCGTGGCTTCGCGCCAAGCCTGGTTCGATCATCATAATCCAGAGCGTCGCCCGCTGTGGGTGGTGGAACAGAAGGGCGCAGATGGCCAGATGGCGTTGTTGGGCTGGCTTTCGTATTCCGATTTCTATGGCCGTCCGGCCTATGCCGGCACTGCGGAACTGTCCATCTACATTCATGAAGATGCGCGCGGCAAAGGCATGGGCAGATATTTGCTAGGGAAGGCCATCGAGCACGCCCCGAGCATCGGTGTGCATACTTTGCTGGGTTTTGTGTTCGGCCATAACCAGCCAAGTCTGAAGTTGTTCGATGCGTTTGGCTTTGAACGCTGGGCGAATATGCCGCGCGTTGCTACCCTGGACGGTATCGAACGCGATCTGGTTATCCTGGGCAAGCGCGTAGCCTGA
- a CDS encoding Dabb family protein, giving the protein MSKTLKHIVFWKLKEQAEGADKAANALKVKALLDGCAGIVPGMLKFEAVIAQPGMDATCDVVLYSEFESEAALEAYQHHPTHEAIKPFVGAVRESRHCMDYLS; this is encoded by the coding sequence ATGAGCAAGACATTGAAGCATATCGTATTCTGGAAACTGAAAGAGCAGGCAGAAGGCGCAGACAAGGCCGCCAATGCATTGAAAGTGAAGGCTTTGCTGGACGGTTGCGCCGGCATCGTACCCGGCATGCTGAAGTTCGAAGCTGTGATAGCGCAGCCCGGAATGGATGCAACCTGCGACGTGGTGCTCTATTCAGAATTTGAATCGGAGGCAGCGCTGGAAGCCTATCAACATCATCCAACCCATGAGGCGATCAAGCCTTTCGTCGGTGCCGTGCGGGAATCGCGCCATTGCATGGACTACCTGAGCTGA
- the ygfZ gene encoding CAF17-like 4Fe-4S cluster assembly/insertion protein YgfZ, with the protein MNEITSTWQEFLQQQALATLPAAGNANPSFFAPLPDLGLIALSGEDAASFLHTQLTNDVQNLNPGQARLAGYCSPKGRLLATFLMWKSGDNILLQLPRNMQAAIQKRLQMFVMRAKAKLVDVSDTQIVLGVAGDGAGAALTPWFPTLPNTPYAKIDNEHGSLIRVADASSAPRYQWITSPEIAIAAWPLLSNKLQALDAQAWRLSDIQAGIPQVTLATQEQFVPQMINFEVIGGVNFKKGCYPGQEIVARSQYLGKLKRRTVLATVETIGVAAATEVFSSNDPEQPCGMIVNAETNSAHSSSCLLEIKLAALESGGTIHLGSADGAQMQIQTLPYSIIDVTDSELSA; encoded by the coding sequence ATGAATGAAATAACAAGTACTTGGCAAGAATTTTTACAGCAACAAGCGTTGGCGACACTGCCGGCCGCTGGCAATGCCAACCCCTCTTTTTTTGCGCCGCTGCCTGATCTGGGCCTGATCGCCTTGAGCGGAGAAGACGCCGCCAGCTTCCTGCACACCCAACTCACCAACGACGTCCAGAATCTGAATCCCGGCCAGGCACGGCTGGCCGGCTACTGCTCACCCAAAGGACGTTTGCTTGCAACTTTCCTGATGTGGAAGAGTGGCGACAATATTTTGCTGCAACTACCGCGCAACATGCAGGCGGCGATTCAAAAACGCCTGCAAATGTTCGTGATGCGCGCCAAGGCGAAACTTGTCGACGTATCGGATACGCAAATAGTGCTTGGCGTGGCTGGCGATGGTGCAGGAGCAGCCTTGACGCCCTGGTTTCCGACATTGCCAAATACGCCCTATGCCAAGATAGATAATGAGCACGGCAGCCTGATTCGCGTCGCCGATGCCAGTTCCGCACCGCGTTACCAATGGATCACCAGCCCCGAGATCGCGATCGCTGCATGGCCGTTGCTCAGCAACAAGCTGCAGGCGCTCGATGCGCAAGCCTGGCGCCTGAGCGACATCCAGGCCGGCATCCCGCAAGTCACCCTGGCCACGCAAGAACAATTCGTGCCACAGATGATTAATTTCGAAGTGATTGGCGGCGTCAATTTCAAAAAAGGCTGTTATCCGGGGCAAGAAATTGTCGCCCGCAGCCAGTATCTGGGCAAGCTCAAACGCCGCACAGTACTGGCTACAGTAGAGACAATCGGCGTCGCCGCAGCCACCGAAGTATTTTCCAGCAACGATCCGGAACAGCCTTGCGGCATGATCGTCAATGCAGAAACGAACAGCGCGCACAGTAGCAGCTGCCTGCTGGAGATCAAGCTTGCTGCACTGGAAAGCGGCGGCACGATACATCTGGGCTCTGCGGACGGTGCGCAGATGCAGATCCAGACCTTGCCCTACTCGATCATCGACGTGACCGACTCAGAACTGTCGGCCTGA
- the hemW gene encoding radical SAM family heme chaperone HemW has product MIPIKPIGMPGQAKSAPADKPSAAAQAALAYLQPGALSLSALPPLSLYIHFPWCVKKCPYCDFNSHEATGGFPEEEYLAALRADLEAALPLIWGRKIYTIFIGGGTPSLMSAAGLDRLMSDVRSLLPLDGAAEITMEANPGTFEAEKFKSYRNSGINRLSIGIQSFNGRHLQALGRIHDDGEARRAVEIAHATFDNFNLDLMYALPSQTMEEAQQDVATAIGFAPPHLSLYHLTLEPNTYFAKYPPAIPDADASAEMQDMISAHTCAAGYGHYEVSAYAQAGRQARHNLNYWQFGDYLGIGAGAHTKLSFPHRVIRQMRYKQPKAYLEHSRLGNVVQEEVEINRNDLGFEFMLNTLRLNNGFEVNLFSERTGLALNTIEKSLNQAEAKGLLYRDHKIIKPTALGQRFLNDLQQMFLQD; this is encoded by the coding sequence ATGATCCCGATCAAGCCCATCGGCATGCCAGGACAAGCCAAAAGCGCTCCTGCCGATAAACCATCCGCCGCTGCCCAAGCCGCGCTGGCCTATCTGCAACCGGGTGCGCTCAGCCTGAGCGCTTTGCCGCCGCTGTCGTTGTACATCCACTTCCCATGGTGCGTAAAGAAGTGCCCGTATTGCGATTTCAACTCGCATGAAGCCACGGGCGGTTTTCCTGAAGAAGAATATCTTGCCGCCTTGCGCGCCGATCTGGAAGCAGCCTTGCCGCTGATCTGGGGCCGCAAGATTTACACGATCTTCATCGGCGGCGGTACGCCCAGCCTGATGTCGGCAGCCGGACTGGATCGCCTGATGTCCGACGTGCGCTCTTTGCTGCCGCTCGATGGCGCAGCGGAAATCACAATGGAAGCCAATCCCGGCACCTTCGAAGCCGAGAAGTTCAAGTCCTACCGCAACAGCGGCATCAACCGCCTGTCGATCGGCATCCAGAGTTTTAATGGGCGCCATTTGCAAGCGCTGGGACGGATTCACGACGACGGCGAAGCGCGCAGGGCAGTTGAGATCGCCCATGCGACGTTCGACAATTTCAATCTCGACCTGATGTATGCGCTGCCATCGCAAACCATGGAAGAAGCGCAGCAAGACGTCGCCACCGCCATCGGCTTCGCGCCGCCGCACCTCTCGCTGTACCATCTGACGCTGGAACCAAACACTTACTTCGCCAAGTATCCGCCAGCGATACCTGACGCTGACGCCAGCGCAGAAATGCAAGACATGATCAGCGCACACACCTGCGCCGCCGGCTACGGCCACTACGAAGTGTCCGCCTACGCCCAGGCCGGACGCCAGGCCCGGCACAATCTGAATTACTGGCAATTCGGCGATTACCTCGGCATCGGCGCCGGCGCCCACACCAAGCTGTCGTTCCCGCACCGCGTCATACGCCAGATGCGCTACAAACAGCCCAAAGCCTATCTGGAACACAGCCGGCTGGGGAACGTGGTGCAGGAAGAAGTGGAAATCAACCGCAACGATCTCGGCTTCGAATTCATGTTGAACACGCTACGCTTAAATAACGGCTTTGAAGTCAATCTGTTCAGCGAACGCACCGGGCTGGCGCTCAACACGATAGAAAAATCCCTGAACCAGGCCGAAGCCAAAGGCTTGCTGTATCGCGATCACAAAATCATCAAGCCGACCGCACTGGGTCAGCGGTTTTTGAATGACTTGCAGCAAATGTTCCTGCAGGATTGA
- a CDS encoding DUF4936 family protein — MSTNIYIYYKVAAARAQEFDRAAAKMQAELSLQHQINTALKRSAEMKDEQHTWMEVYSSVPPDFMQLIDEAVARHGLAALIESPRHTEFFVNISSCA, encoded by the coding sequence ATGAGCACGAATATCTATATCTACTACAAGGTCGCTGCCGCCCGCGCTCAGGAATTCGACCGCGCGGCGGCCAAGATGCAGGCCGAGCTGTCGCTGCAACATCAGATCAATACAGCGCTCAAACGCAGCGCGGAGATGAAAGACGAACAGCATACCTGGATGGAAGTGTATTCTTCGGTGCCGCCGGATTTTATGCAATTAATTGATGAGGCCGTAGCCCGGCACGGCTTGGCTGCCCTCATCGAGAGTCCTCGTCATACCGAATTTTTTGTGAATATCTCATCATGTGCTTGA
- the rdgB gene encoding RdgB/HAM1 family non-canonical purine NTP pyrophosphatase → MSRTLVLASNNAGKLKEFSQLLAQIDFDVRPQGEFDVPEAEEPYLTFVENALTKARHASRLTGLPALADDSGVCVNALGGAPGVLSARYAGEPKSDVANNRKLLDDLASHADKSAYYYCVLVFVRHADDPQPVIADGRWNGQIISEARGAGGFGYDPYFLITEHNKTAAEFTAAEKNAISHRGQALRALVEKLR, encoded by the coding sequence ATGTCGCGCACCCTTGTTCTGGCCTCCAATAATGCCGGAAAATTAAAAGAATTCAGCCAATTGCTGGCGCAGATCGATTTCGACGTTCGTCCGCAAGGTGAATTTGACGTCCCCGAGGCAGAAGAGCCGTATCTGACGTTTGTTGAAAACGCCCTCACCAAAGCCCGTCACGCGTCGCGTCTGACAGGTTTGCCGGCATTAGCCGACGATTCAGGTGTCTGTGTCAACGCTCTGGGCGGTGCGCCAGGGGTGCTGTCGGCACGTTACGCAGGCGAACCTAAATCCGACGTAGCCAACAACCGGAAGCTGCTCGATGACCTGGCTTCGCATGCTGACAAATCGGCCTATTATTATTGTGTGCTGGTCTTTGTGCGCCATGCCGACGATCCACAGCCGGTGATCGCCGACGGCCGTTGGAACGGCCAGATCATTAGCGAGGCACGCGGCGCGGGCGGATTCGGCTACGACCCCTATTTTTTGATCACTGAGCATAACAAAACCGCGGCCGAATTTACCGCCGCCGAGAAGAATGCGATATCGCATCGCGGCCAGGCATTGCGCGCGCTGGTAGAGAAACTACGATGA
- a CDS encoding PilZ domain-containing protein: MAENTTIPAEPVKLSRPSVLSLVIKEKSALYAAYMPFLNNGGIFVPTNKIYHIGDEIYLILSLMDDGTKYPIAAKVAWITPKNANNNKAQGVGVHFPDDDSGQRLRKRIEEVLGSALGSARPTHTY, translated from the coding sequence ATGGCAGAGAACACTACAATCCCGGCCGAGCCGGTCAAATTATCCCGGCCCTCGGTATTGTCGCTGGTAATCAAGGAAAAATCGGCGCTGTACGCCGCGTATATGCCGTTCCTGAACAATGGCGGCATCTTTGTGCCGACCAACAAGATCTATCACATCGGCGACGAAATTTACCTGATCCTGAGTCTGATGGACGACGGCACCAAATATCCAATCGCCGCCAAGGTGGCGTGGATTACGCCGAAAAACGCCAATAACAACAAGGCGCAGGGCGTGGGTGTGCATTTTCCCGATGACGATAGCGGCCAGCGTCTGCGCAAGCGGATTGAAGAAGTGTTGGGATCTGCACTCGGCTCGGCCCGGCCGACGCATACCTACTAA
- the tmk gene encoding dTMP kinase, translating to MASGKFITFEGIDGAGKSTHIGFVAELLRQHGLTVVATREPGGTALGEALREVLLHQKMHLETEAMLMFAARREHLAQVIEPALARGDWVISDRFSDATFAYQGGGRQLPLAKLEALEQWVHPHLQPDLTLLFDVPLEVARTRLDATRTLDKFEQEKADFFAATRAEYLRRAAQFPERFQIIDATRTIAEIQQTLAHIIAGLCKADA from the coding sequence ATGGCATCAGGAAAATTCATCACATTTGAAGGCATAGACGGCGCCGGCAAATCGACCCATATCGGTTTTGTGGCGGAGTTGTTGCGCCAGCACGGCCTGACCGTGGTCGCTACCCGCGAACCGGGCGGCACAGCATTGGGTGAGGCGTTGCGCGAAGTCTTGCTGCACCAGAAGATGCATCTGGAAACCGAGGCCATGCTGATGTTCGCCGCCCGCCGCGAGCATCTGGCGCAGGTTATCGAGCCGGCGCTGGCGCGCGGCGACTGGGTGATTTCAGACCGTTTCAGCGATGCGACCTTTGCGTATCAGGGCGGCGGCCGGCAATTGCCGCTGGCGAAGTTGGAAGCGCTGGAGCAATGGGTGCATCCGCATCTGCAACCGGACCTGACCTTGCTGTTCGACGTGCCGCTCGAAGTGGCGCGGACCCGCCTGGATGCAACCCGGACGCTGGATAAATTCGAGCAGGAGAAAGCAGATTTCTTCGCCGCCACGCGGGCCGAATATCTGCGACGTGCAGCGCAGTTTCCTGAGCGCTTCCAGATCATCGACGCCACCCGGACGATTGCGGAAATCCAGCAAACGCTGGCGCACATCATCGCCGGCCTGTGTAAAGCTGATGCATGA
- a CDS encoding LysE/ArgO family amino acid transporter yields MTAVISGFTLSLSLILAIGSQNAFVLKQGLKREHVFWVCLTCALSDAILILLGVLGLSIVITHAPWLATVMRYGGAAFLFLYGARSFITAWKSSAVLTQSGDTQAALLPTLLVCAALTWLNPHVYLDTVLLIGSISTQFPGQQAEFAAGAMLASLVFFFSLGYGAALLRPIFAKPVSWRILEVVVGITMWTIAYKLLIE; encoded by the coding sequence ATGACCGCTGTTATTTCTGGCTTCACGCTTTCTCTCTCATTAATTCTCGCCATCGGTTCACAAAATGCCTTTGTTCTTAAACAGGGGCTGAAACGCGAACATGTGTTTTGGGTTTGCCTGACTTGCGCCTTGTCTGATGCCATCCTGATATTGCTAGGCGTGTTGGGCTTGTCGATTGTAATTACCCATGCACCTTGGCTGGCCACTGTGATGCGCTACGGTGGCGCGGCATTCTTGTTCTTGTATGGCGCACGCAGCTTCATCACTGCGTGGAAGTCCTCGGCAGTACTGACGCAATCGGGGGATACTCAAGCAGCCTTGCTACCGACCTTGCTGGTGTGTGCGGCGCTAACCTGGCTTAACCCGCACGTCTATCTGGATACGGTGCTGTTGATTGGCTCCATATCGACTCAATTTCCGGGGCAGCAAGCCGAATTCGCTGCCGGCGCGATGCTGGCTTCGCTGGTGTTCTTTTTTTCACTGGGCTACGGCGCGGCCTTGTTGCGGCCGATATTTGCCAAGCCTGTTTCCTGGCGCATACTGGAAGTTGTGGTTGGCATCACCATGTGGACGATTGCCTATAAATTACTGATCGAATAA
- a CDS encoding DNA polymerase III subunit delta': MSNSLFPWQGDVWQQLQQMRTRLPHAILFHGAEGIGKTVFAEQFAQSLLCETPQADGHACGTCGSCGWFMQYNHPDYRRVRPEILDGDEAGDPDAAEGEAGDGKKTAKSAKAPSKEIKIDQIRALSGFMNISTHRQGQRVVLLYPAETLNTAAANALLKTLEEPPPNTVFLLSSNSLDRLLPTILSRCRKFAMPLPSREQALAWLRLQDVKDADVWLAEQGGAPLTAYAQSQSEGRELIDAFLQHLTRPGINGALKCAELLQKAPVAELVTWQQRWLYDLFSLKLCGTIRYYPRYEKALAALAAKVDTGALLRALKSSNERRAIAEHPLSARLFIEEMLLDYATMFA; this comes from the coding sequence ATGAGTAATTCCTTGTTTCCATGGCAAGGCGACGTCTGGCAGCAATTGCAGCAGATGCGGACGCGCTTGCCGCACGCAATCCTGTTTCATGGCGCCGAAGGCATAGGTAAAACCGTGTTCGCCGAACAGTTCGCGCAATCGCTGTTGTGCGAGACGCCGCAGGCGGATGGCCATGCTTGCGGCACATGTGGCTCTTGCGGCTGGTTCATGCAATATAACCATCCCGATTACCGGCGCGTACGGCCAGAGATCCTGGATGGTGACGAGGCGGGCGACCCGGACGCCGCTGAAGGCGAGGCTGGCGATGGCAAGAAGACCGCCAAGTCAGCCAAGGCGCCGTCCAAGGAAATCAAGATCGACCAGATCCGCGCCTTGTCCGGCTTCATGAACATTTCCACCCATCGCCAGGGCCAGCGGGTAGTGTTGCTGTATCCGGCTGAAACGCTGAATACCGCAGCCGCCAACGCCTTGCTGAAAACCTTGGAAGAGCCGCCGCCGAATACGGTTTTCCTGCTGAGTTCGAACAGCCTGGACCGCTTGCTGCCGACCATCCTCTCGCGCTGCCGTAAATTCGCCATGCCGCTACCTTCACGCGAGCAGGCGCTGGCCTGGCTACGCCTGCAAGACGTCAAGGATGCCGATGTCTGGCTGGCCGAGCAGGGTGGCGCTCCGCTGACCGCTTACGCGCAGTCGCAAAGCGAAGGGCGCGAGCTGATCGATGCATTTTTGCAGCATTTGACCCGGCCCGGCATCAATGGCGCGCTGAAATGCGCTGAACTCTTGCAAAAAGCGCCGGTGGCCGAGCTGGTAACCTGGCAACAGCGCTGGCTGTACGACCTGTTTTCGCTTAAATTGTGCGGCACAATCCGGTATTATCCTCGTTATGAAAAGGCGCTGGCCGCGCTGGCAGCCAAAGTGGATACCGGTGCTCTGCTGCGAGCGCTGAAAAGCAGCAACGAGCGCCGGGCGATTGCAGAACATCCGCTGTCGGCGCGACTCTTCATTGAAGAGATGCTACTGGACTACGCCACCATGTTTGCTTGA
- a CDS encoding NRDE family protein, which produces MCLIVFAWQVIPGSPLIAAANRDEFYARPTAPASWWEDQPDIYAGRDLKDGGTWIGITRGGRFAAITNVRAPSERRPDAPSRGALVSDFLGSRKTAAEYVAEIAVDAARFNGFNLLVGDGKQLIWYSNKGETDARNGQPLAPGVYGLSNATLDVCWPKVVRTKAQFSSLLCQGAPDACFFDMLSDTTRSGDCRLPSTGVDIETERMLSAVFIESPDYGTRATTLVKLKTNGSAMLHERVATPSGAPCRTHAPSKSTRRCSR; this is translated from the coding sequence ATGTGCTTGATTGTTTTTGCGTGGCAAGTCATTCCTGGCTCGCCTCTGATAGCCGCCGCCAACCGCGATGAATTTTATGCGCGCCCGACAGCTCCCGCCAGTTGGTGGGAAGATCAACCCGACATCTACGCTGGCCGCGATCTGAAAGATGGCGGAACCTGGATCGGCATTACCCGCGGTGGTCGCTTCGCCGCCATCACTAATGTACGCGCGCCCTCAGAACGACGGCCCGATGCACCCAGCCGCGGCGCACTGGTATCGGACTTCCTGGGCAGCAGAAAAACGGCAGCCGAGTATGTCGCTGAAATCGCAGTGGATGCAGCCCGCTTCAACGGCTTCAACCTGCTGGTCGGCGATGGCAAGCAGTTGATCTGGTATTCCAACAAGGGCGAAACCGATGCCCGCAACGGCCAGCCTTTGGCACCGGGCGTGTACGGTTTGTCGAATGCCACGCTGGACGTCTGCTGGCCCAAGGTAGTGCGCACCAAAGCCCAATTTTCCAGCCTGCTGTGCCAGGGCGCGCCGGACGCCTGCTTCTTTGACATGCTGAGCGATACCACCCGCTCCGGCGACTGCCGCCTGCCCTCCACGGGCGTTGATATCGAAACCGAACGCATGCTGTCCGCGGTATTCATCGAATCGCCCGACTATGGCACCCGCGCCACCACCCTGGTCAAGCTCAAGACCAACGGCAGCGCCATGCTGCATGAAAGAGTCGCGACGCCATCCGGCGCACCGTGCCGGACCCACGCACCATCCAAATCGACACGCCGCTGTTCACGCTGA